A genomic window from Blastococcus saxobsidens DD2 includes:
- a CDS encoding patatin-like phospholipase family protein — protein MTRVGLVLGGGGVVGQAYHSGVLAVLQHDFAFDARTADVIVGTSAGSITGALLRLGVSAENLAAWTVKAPLSGTEDVLRQMAEAPVPELAPFRPWELVRRPLRLPGRHMVQRALTRPLQFRPMAAGMALMAPGRHDIVEQLAALRELEGPGWPEPDLWICAVRRRDGRRVVFGRPGTKEAPLHLAIGASCAVPGYFAPVRIGRHSYLDGGVHSPTNAAVLRGQGLDVVIVIAPMSGPAGWRPGVLPAARRYSDRLLQREVRALEAEGIRTVVFAPGPGEQQVMGTDMMSRSRLDEVVQQSFLRAGAHAATPGAAELLRAAADHGA, from the coding sequence GTGACTCGGGTGGGGCTGGTGCTCGGCGGCGGCGGCGTCGTCGGGCAGGCGTACCACTCGGGCGTGCTGGCCGTCCTCCAGCACGACTTCGCCTTCGACGCGCGCACGGCGGACGTGATCGTCGGCACCTCGGCCGGCTCCATCACCGGCGCGCTGCTGCGGCTGGGCGTCTCCGCGGAGAACCTGGCCGCCTGGACGGTGAAGGCACCCCTGTCCGGGACCGAGGACGTGCTCCGCCAGATGGCGGAGGCTCCCGTGCCCGAGCTCGCGCCGTTCCGGCCGTGGGAGCTGGTGCGCCGCCCGCTGCGGCTGCCCGGACGTCACATGGTGCAGCGGGCGCTGACCCGGCCGCTGCAGTTCCGGCCGATGGCCGCCGGCATGGCCCTCATGGCGCCCGGGCGGCACGACATCGTCGAGCAGCTGGCGGCCCTCCGGGAGCTGGAGGGGCCGGGCTGGCCCGAACCGGATCTGTGGATCTGCGCCGTGCGCCGCCGGGACGGCCGCCGGGTCGTGTTCGGCCGTCCCGGTACGAAGGAGGCGCCGCTGCACCTGGCGATCGGGGCCTCGTGCGCGGTGCCGGGCTACTTCGCCCCGGTGCGCATCGGGCGGCACAGCTACCTCGACGGCGGTGTGCACTCGCCCACCAACGCCGCCGTCCTCCGCGGGCAGGGTCTGGACGTCGTCATCGTCATCGCGCCGATGAGCGGCCCCGCGGGCTGGCGGCCAGGGGTCCTGCCGGCGGCCCGGCGGTACTCCGACCGGCTCCTGCAGCGGGAGGTCCGGGCGCTCGAGGCGGAGGGGATCCGGACGGTCGTCTTCGCCCCCGGACCCGGCGAGCAGCAGGTCATGGGCACCGACATGATGTCGCGCAGCCGGCTGGACGAGGTGGTCCAGCAGTCGTTCCTGAGGGCGGGGGCCCACGCGGCCACGCCGGGGGCCGCGGAGCTGCTCCGGGCCGCGGCGGACCACGGCGCCTAG